From a single Cytophagales bacterium WSM2-2 genomic region:
- a CDS encoding ABC transporter permease has product MELYYERCRTYGKRNADWKFNADVILLFRPGIIKPLKGYRNENNYDMFKNYFKTAFRNLANSKFYSGLNLTGLTLGLTVGLLILLWVSEELSYDRFHQKSDRIYRMSVNLESSGKKFAVQVVQPTIAHYGLAEVPAIQQAVRVSDCYDFTVFRFNDVVLKDNIAMYADPSFFTVFDYPLLKGNKNNPFPVTESVILTEKASKRFFGDADPVGKILVADNKDNFVVSGLLKDFPENSSLKCDLVFSTSLVKKLQKERGEGSFDEDSWGNYGWVTFLELQPGASIKAVEDQLTKINVSHQPNLRPIDVGYYTLQPLKDIHLYNADGAPAGLQTVKIFSIVALLILLIASINYVNLSTARAMLRFKEVSVRKIVGATRSQLFLQFIVQTFVFFFIALVFAMTFISLTMPLYNEIAGKNMRFDLFDPMMWRVIGGTLLFTLVISSIYPALLLSSFHPINALKAKLSFGIGNTAFRKILVVCQFAFSVGLIIATLMIGKQLSYVLEKELGYDKSYVISLNMQKMEGHYEKVKSELLAHQSVSGVTSATSNIINVPGSTLDVEWDGKNPDATFFFHKAGIDKDFIPLFKMDLVEGNNFTGAKADSIHYILNETAVRESGIKDPIGKKFRLHRVTGTIVGVVKDFHFVSLKQKIQPFVFFYQPVSSKLFVKTNGRDLPETIVKLEKIWKEYNEGFPFDYSFLDERYKSHYQAEQRTGKLFAAFTGVAMIISCLGLLGLATYTAERKVKEIGIRKVLGASVSSITYLLSRDFLVLIGISIAIAVPLTLMLMQRWMQGFAYRATLQWWVVLLAGLSTIFIAFLAISLQTIRSARENPVKSLRSE; this is encoded by the coding sequence ATGGAATTATATTATGAAAGATGCAGGACATACGGAAAGAGAAACGCGGATTGGAAATTCAATGCCGATGTCATTCTTCTTTTCCGGCCTGGAATCATAAAACCATTGAAAGGTTATCGAAACGAAAACAACTACGATATGTTTAAGAATTATTTTAAAACTGCATTTAGAAATTTAGCGAACAGCAAATTTTATAGCGGCCTCAATTTGACAGGGCTTACCTTGGGGCTCACCGTAGGACTACTCATTTTATTGTGGGTAAGTGAGGAGTTGAGTTACGACAGATTTCACCAGAAGTCCGACCGGATTTACCGAATGAGCGTAAACCTGGAGTCATCAGGAAAGAAATTTGCCGTCCAGGTCGTTCAACCAACAATTGCCCATTACGGGCTGGCAGAGGTACCTGCCATTCAGCAAGCCGTTCGCGTCAGCGACTGTTACGACTTCACAGTATTTCGCTTTAATGATGTTGTGCTGAAAGACAATATAGCGATGTATGCAGACCCTTCTTTTTTCACTGTATTTGATTATCCTTTGCTAAAAGGAAATAAAAACAATCCTTTTCCGGTGACGGAGTCTGTCATCCTCACGGAGAAAGCTTCCAAACGTTTTTTCGGTGACGCTGATCCTGTCGGTAAAATTCTTGTAGCCGACAACAAAGACAACTTCGTTGTGAGTGGTTTACTGAAGGATTTCCCAGAGAACTCTTCGCTTAAATGCGACTTGGTATTTTCCACAAGCCTTGTAAAAAAATTGCAGAAAGAACGGGGCGAAGGTTCGTTCGATGAAGATTCATGGGGTAATTATGGTTGGGTTACGTTTTTAGAGTTGCAGCCGGGGGCTTCAATTAAAGCCGTGGAAGATCAGCTTACAAAGATCAATGTTAGTCATCAGCCCAATTTGAGACCGATAGACGTGGGTTACTACACGTTGCAGCCACTGAAAGACATTCATCTTTATAATGCTGACGGAGCACCTGCAGGACTGCAAACCGTGAAAATATTTTCGATTGTTGCACTACTCATCCTGTTGATCGCTTCTATCAACTATGTCAATCTTTCCACCGCTCGAGCTATGCTGCGCTTTAAAGAAGTCAGTGTGCGCAAGATCGTGGGTGCCACCAGGAGCCAGCTTTTCCTGCAATTCATCGTCCAAACATTTGTGTTTTTCTTCATTGCTCTGGTGTTTGCCATGACGTTTATCTCGTTGACCATGCCGCTTTACAATGAGATAGCAGGAAAAAATATGAGATTCGATTTGTTCGATCCGATGATGTGGCGTGTGATTGGCGGAACGTTGCTATTTACGCTCGTGATCTCAAGCATCTACCCGGCACTCCTGTTGTCATCGTTCCATCCGATCAATGCGTTAAAAGCAAAGCTTTCATTCGGAATTGGAAACACTGCGTTCCGAAAAATTCTGGTCGTCTGCCAGTTTGCTTTTTCAGTAGGGCTCATCATCGCCACCCTGATGATTGGCAAACAACTCAGCTATGTCCTGGAGAAAGAATTGGGTTACGATAAATCGTATGTAATCTCATTGAACATGCAAAAAATGGAAGGACACTATGAGAAAGTAAAAAGCGAATTGCTCGCGCACCAAAGCGTATCTGGTGTGACCAGTGCTACCAGTAACATCATAAATGTACCAGGCTCTACGCTAGATGTTGAATGGGATGGAAAAAATCCGGATGCTACTTTCTTTTTTCACAAAGCCGGCATCGATAAAGACTTCATTCCTCTATTTAAGATGGACCTCGTAGAAGGAAACAATTTCACAGGGGCAAAGGCCGACTCCATTCATTATATTCTGAACGAAACCGCTGTTCGCGAAAGTGGTATAAAAGATCCTATCGGTAAGAAATTCAGACTTCACCGGGTAACCGGAACGATCGTAGGTGTAGTAAAAGACTTCCACTTTGTTTCGTTGAAGCAAAAGATACAGCCGTTTGTATTTTTTTATCAGCCTGTGAGTTCAAAGCTTTTTGTTAAAACCAATGGCCGCGATTTACCCGAAACCATAGTGAAGCTGGAAAAAATTTGGAAAGAATACAACGAAGGTTTTCCTTTTGATTATTCCTTCCTGGACGAGCGATACAAAAGTCATTATCAGGCTGAGCAGCGCACTGGCAAACTTTTCGCTGCGTTTACCGGTGTAGCAATGATAATTTCATGTTTGGGGTTGCTGGGACTGGCCACTTATACAGCAGAGCGAAAAGTAAAAGAGATTGGCATCCGTAAAGTGTTGGGCGCGAGCGTGAGCAGTATTACTTATTTATTATCCAGGGATTTTTTGGTTCTGATCGGCATTTCGATAGCTATTGCAGTACCGTTGACACTGATGTTGATGCAGCGATGGATGCAAGGTTTTGCCTACCGGGCAACGTTGCAATGGTGGGTTGTTCTTCTCGCAGGACTATCGACCATATTCATTGCCTTTTTGGCCATCAGTCTTCAAACGATACGCTCGGCACGCGAGAATCCCGTAAAAAGTTTAAGATCGGAATGA
- a CDS encoding ABC transporter permease — translation MELYYERLEEKGKRKADLRFIIDVILLFRPGIIRPAEGHKNLNNYGMYKSHFKTSWRNLIRNKGYAAINIVGLTLGITCSIVLFLIVKKGNSYDKYHAKGDRIYRAVTKSKGNEGFKYTQGIPVELPDALKEDISGIEEVAFTSYRRGSLISVYSNGQVKKYEEPKGLAFTEPSFFKLFDRKILIGSAAKCLDDPHEAIISQKWALKYFGKSDPVGELVEYDNVQYKITSVMEDFPDNTDLPFDLLLSYATVKIPPGKNGWSGISDGDNCYFLLKGGQSIASVEAQMPAFVKKHMGDDSDEAEIAFIMQPLHAIHSDSRFGNNGTKLPIESQIAFSIIGVFLLITACINFINLTTAEAIKRVREVGVRKVLGSSRRQLVSQFLIEAFTITILATLVSLGAVQLALGFLNPMMEFSLSLNLFSDSKVLLFLLALVIVIAFLSGLYPAWMVSGFQPVLALKNQMSSGKNSSGYVLRKGLVVFQFFISQFFLITTIILTRQMDFLQNHETGFSKEAIITVSIPKQRITPEARAANIHALKNEVLRLPGVEDASLNYSPPSNNSVLGSDFSMVGSDKNYNMQFKQADGDYIKLYDIKLIAGEPLPDLDSLTCIVVNEKFVKTAGFATNEEIVGKEVSMWDRKLTVKGVVKDFNTQSLGKAIEPVVLFNDVNGYQNLSIKLNMARMTEAVEKIEKTWKEKYPEFIFSYSFVDEQVKNLYRGERKMASLLNAFTIIAILIGCLGLLGLVAFIANRKTKEVGIRKVLGASVESIIFLFSKEFGKLILIAFALSAPLAGFVMHKMLQKFAYKIEIGPSIFLTGLIFSSLIVFITVGYRSFKASTANPVKSLKTE, via the coding sequence ATGGAATTATACTATGAAAGGTTAGAAGAAAAAGGAAAACGAAAAGCAGATTTAAGATTCATCATCGATGTGATTCTCTTGTTCAGGCCGGGAATCATCCGGCCGGCAGAAGGTCACAAAAATTTAAACAATTACGGTATGTATAAAAGTCATTTTAAAACGAGTTGGAGAAATCTTATCAGGAATAAGGGTTATGCAGCTATTAATATTGTCGGTCTTACGCTCGGTATCACTTGCAGCATCGTTCTTTTTCTGATTGTTAAGAAAGGAAACAGTTACGACAAATACCATGCGAAAGGCGACCGGATTTACAGGGCCGTAACCAAATCAAAAGGAAATGAAGGGTTCAAATACACACAAGGCATACCGGTTGAATTGCCCGATGCCCTGAAAGAAGATATTTCCGGAATTGAGGAAGTAGCGTTCACTTCTTATCGTAGAGGAAGCCTTATCTCCGTTTATAGCAACGGTCAGGTAAAAAAATACGAAGAGCCCAAAGGTCTGGCATTTACAGAACCTTCGTTCTTTAAATTATTCGACCGTAAAATTTTAATCGGTTCAGCAGCTAAATGTCTTGACGACCCGCACGAAGCGATCATTTCACAAAAGTGGGCGCTAAAATATTTTGGAAAATCCGATCCTGTCGGAGAATTGGTTGAGTACGACAATGTTCAATACAAGATTACCTCCGTCATGGAAGACTTTCCTGACAACACCGATCTTCCGTTTGATCTCCTGCTTTCGTATGCTACCGTCAAAATTCCTCCTGGCAAAAACGGCTGGAGTGGAATCTCCGATGGCGATAACTGTTATTTTTTATTGAAAGGAGGACAGTCAATTGCATCTGTCGAAGCTCAAATGCCGGCATTCGTCAAAAAACACATGGGTGATGATTCCGATGAAGCAGAAATCGCTTTCATCATGCAGCCACTGCATGCGATTCACTCCGATTCGCGCTTTGGGAACAACGGCACTAAGCTGCCGATAGAGTCACAAATCGCTTTCAGTATCATTGGTGTTTTCCTATTGATTACGGCTTGCATCAATTTCATCAACCTGACCACTGCTGAAGCGATCAAGCGTGTTCGTGAAGTTGGAGTGCGAAAAGTATTAGGCAGTTCACGTAGGCAACTGGTCAGTCAGTTTCTTATTGAGGCTTTTACAATAACGATACTCGCGACATTGGTATCCTTGGGAGCTGTGCAACTTGCGCTTGGGTTCCTCAACCCAATGATGGAATTCTCTCTTTCCCTTAACCTGTTTTCTGACAGTAAGGTTTTACTGTTCTTGCTGGCACTTGTTATTGTCATTGCTTTTCTCTCGGGCCTTTATCCTGCATGGATGGTATCAGGTTTTCAACCTGTGCTTGCTTTGAAGAATCAGATGAGCAGTGGTAAAAACTCAAGTGGATATGTCTTGCGCAAAGGATTAGTAGTGTTTCAATTTTTTATCTCTCAATTCTTCCTGATCACGACTATCATCCTCACCCGTCAAATGGATTTCCTGCAAAATCACGAAACGGGCTTTTCAAAGGAAGCCATCATCACAGTGTCTATTCCAAAGCAACGAATTACTCCTGAGGCAAGAGCAGCAAATATTCACGCATTAAAAAATGAAGTGCTCCGACTGCCTGGTGTTGAGGATGCGAGTCTGAATTATTCACCGCCATCAAATAACTCTGTCCTCGGCTCTGATTTTTCAATGGTTGGAAGTGACAAGAACTATAACATGCAGTTTAAACAAGCAGATGGTGATTATATCAAACTCTACGATATCAAATTGATTGCAGGTGAACCATTACCTGACCTCGATTCCCTGACATGCATTGTTGTCAATGAAAAATTTGTGAAGACGGCAGGATTTGCAACGAACGAAGAAATTGTTGGAAAAGAAGTTTCGATGTGGGATAGGAAACTGACGGTGAAAGGAGTCGTGAAAGACTTTAACACGCAATCACTGGGAAAAGCGATTGAGCCCGTTGTCCTTTTCAATGATGTGAACGGCTACCAAAATCTTTCTATCAAATTGAATATGGCCAGGATGACTGAGGCAGTGGAAAAAATAGAGAAGACATGGAAAGAAAAATATCCTGAGTTTATTTTCAGCTATTCCTTTGTCGATGAGCAGGTAAAAAATCTTTATCGCGGTGAACGCAAAATGGCTTCACTTCTCAACGCCTTTACCATCATTGCGATTCTCATCGGTTGCCTCGGCTTATTAGGATTAGTTGCTTTCATTGCTAACCGGAAAACAAAGGAAGTAGGAATACGAAAAGTACTGGGTGCATCTGTGGAAAGTATCATCTTCCTTTTCTCAAAGGAGTTTGGCAAACTGATCCTGATCGCATTTGCTTTGTCAGCACCGCTTGCCGGCTTTGTCATGCACAAGATGCTACAAAAGTTCGCTTATAAAATTGAAATCGGGCCGTCTATCTTTTTGACAGGACTGATCTTCAGTTCGCTGATCGTTTTCATTACCGTTGGCTATCGGTCATTCAAGGCATCAACTGCAAACCCGGTCAAAAGTTTGAAAACAGAATAA
- a CDS encoding ABC transporter permease → MELYHEKLKESGKRKADLKFSIDVLLLFRPGIIRQAKGYKKLNRWTMYKSYFKIGWRNMLRNKGYSLINIGGLAVGMAVAIINGLWIWDELSFNKYYQNYDHIAQIAETEGDGKKWTGTTMTYPLGAELINNYHSHFKHIVRSSWGGEYILSSGEKMISVPGLYADAAAPEMFTFKMIHGARTGLNDTHSIMISTSLAKQLFGDDDPLNKVIRMSNKTDVTVTGVYEDFPLNTKFNEVRFFAPWSLYLIENKWIEERALTNWRNHFIKIYAEILPSSNFDATTEQIKNALQFDPADREDAVKKQQHIFLYPMSQWHLSPEKQGVISPLRMVWLVGTIGLFVLLLACINFMNLSTARSEKRAKEVGIRKTIGSIRSQLVNQFFTESLLVVFIAFLAAILFASLSLPSFNEIAGKQISMPWTNLNFWLIGAGFILITSALSGSYPALYLSSFKPIKVLKGTFHSGRFASVPRKVLVVLQFSISVILIIGTIVVYQQIQYAKSRPVGYTREGLIMIKKKSRDFYGKYDVLRNELKNTGVVEEVSESMGSVTEVASGNNGWDWKGKDPNLDKSFATLSVSHYHGKTAGWQFIEGRDFSRANASDSSGIVINETAANLMGLKNPTGEPVSWTWWEDKRVINYKILGVIKDMVMSSPYKPIEPTVFYLKGFNGSPNWINIKINSHVPTNEALAKIESVFKKVIPIAPFEYKFADQEYAMKFATEERIGKLASVFAVLAIFISCLGLFGLASFVAEQRTKEIGIRKILGASIASLWKMLSRDFVLLVMLSCVLSIPLAYYLLDSWLQKYTYRIEISVWTFVSTCIVALVITLLTVSFQAIKAAVANPVNSLRSE, encoded by the coding sequence ATGGAGTTGTATCATGAAAAGCTAAAAGAATCCGGAAAGAGAAAAGCAGACTTGAAATTTTCCATCGATGTGCTGCTGCTCTTCAGGCCGGGTATTATCAGACAGGCAAAAGGATATAAAAAATTAAATCGTTGGACTATGTACAAAAGCTATTTTAAGATCGGGTGGCGAAATATGCTTCGCAATAAAGGGTACTCCCTTATTAACATCGGTGGGTTAGCTGTAGGAATGGCCGTGGCCATCATCAACGGACTTTGGATATGGGATGAATTGTCTTTTAACAAGTACTACCAGAACTACGATCATATCGCGCAAATAGCGGAGACCGAGGGAGATGGGAAAAAGTGGACAGGCACAACGATGACCTATCCTTTGGGGGCCGAGCTTATCAATAATTATCATTCACACTTCAAACACATCGTACGATCTTCCTGGGGCGGGGAGTATATCCTCTCTTCTGGTGAAAAAATGATTTCTGTACCCGGCCTCTACGCAGACGCTGCTGCACCGGAAATGTTCACATTCAAAATGATCCATGGGGCAAGAACAGGACTGAACGATACGCACTCCATTATGATTTCTACTTCTCTTGCAAAACAACTTTTCGGCGATGACGATCCCCTCAACAAAGTGATCAGGATGAGTAACAAAACGGATGTAACTGTCACGGGCGTTTATGAAGATTTTCCGCTCAATACCAAGTTCAATGAAGTCAGGTTTTTTGCACCCTGGAGTTTATACTTAATCGAAAACAAATGGATTGAAGAAAGAGCATTAACAAATTGGCGAAATCATTTCATCAAGATCTATGCTGAAATACTTCCTTCTTCAAATTTTGACGCAACAACCGAGCAGATTAAAAATGCCTTGCAGTTTGATCCTGCAGACCGGGAGGATGCCGTAAAAAAGCAGCAGCATATTTTTCTGTATCCTATGAGTCAATGGCACCTGTCTCCGGAAAAGCAAGGGGTGATTTCTCCTCTCCGCATGGTTTGGCTCGTAGGAACCATCGGTTTATTTGTGCTATTGCTCGCCTGCATCAACTTCATGAATTTAAGTACAGCGCGATCAGAAAAACGCGCCAAGGAAGTAGGTATTCGCAAAACGATTGGCTCCATTCGCAGTCAGTTGGTCAACCAGTTTTTTACTGAGTCTCTCCTCGTAGTCTTCATTGCTTTTCTTGCTGCTATTTTATTTGCTTCACTCTCATTGCCATCTTTCAATGAAATTGCTGGCAAACAAATTTCCATGCCATGGACGAATCTGAATTTTTGGCTAATCGGAGCGGGATTTATTTTAATCACGAGTGCTTTGTCGGGAAGTTATCCTGCTTTGTACCTGTCGTCATTTAAACCTATCAAAGTATTGAAAGGTACTTTTCATTCCGGACGCTTTGCTTCCGTTCCACGCAAAGTCCTGGTGGTATTGCAATTTTCTATTTCCGTTATTCTCATCATTGGTACCATCGTTGTTTACCAGCAAATTCAGTACGCCAAAAGTCGCCCGGTAGGTTACACGCGTGAAGGGTTGATTATGATCAAAAAGAAATCTCGGGATTTTTATGGCAAGTACGATGTATTGAGAAACGAGTTAAAAAATACCGGAGTCGTGGAGGAAGTATCTGAATCAATGGGTTCAGTTACAGAAGTCGCCTCCGGAAACAACGGATGGGATTGGAAGGGCAAGGATCCTAACCTGGATAAAAGTTTCGCAACCCTGTCTGTATCTCATTATCATGGAAAAACAGCAGGATGGCAGTTTATTGAAGGGCGCGATTTCTCAAGAGCAAATGCCAGCGACTCATCCGGTATTGTAATCAATGAAACTGCAGCCAACCTCATGGGGCTGAAAAATCCTACGGGTGAGCCCGTAAGTTGGACCTGGTGGGAAGATAAACGGGTGATCAACTACAAGATCCTTGGGGTGATTAAAGATATGGTTATGAGTTCACCATACAAACCCATCGAGCCCACGGTTTTCTATTTGAAAGGATTTAATGGTTCTCCCAACTGGATCAACATTAAAATCAATTCTCACGTACCGACAAACGAAGCGTTGGCAAAAATTGAATCTGTATTCAAGAAAGTAATTCCCATCGCTCCGTTCGAATACAAATTCGCAGATCAGGAATATGCCATGAAGTTTGCAACAGAAGAAAGGATCGGCAAATTGGCTTCGGTTTTTGCGGTGCTTGCCATCTTCATTAGTTGTTTGGGTTTGTTCGGACTCGCTTCATTCGTAGCAGAGCAACGCACCAAGGAAATCGGCATTCGCAAAATCTTAGGAGCTTCTATAGCAAGCTTGTGGAAAATGTTATCAAGAGACTTTGTCCTTCTTGTCATGCTGTCATGTGTGCTTTCGATTCCGTTGGCTTACTATTTACTTGACAGTTGGCTTCAAAAATATACTTACCGGATTGAAATATCCGTTTGGACATTTGTTTCAACCTGTATCGTTGCCTTGGTAATTACATTATTGACAGTAAGTTTTCAGGCGATCAAGGCAGCTGTTGCAAACCCGGTGAATAGTTTGAGATCGGAGTAA
- a CDS encoding ABC transporter permease: protein MIQPPHIFLRFFRWFCRPELKDAIEGDLIELYRESRLQHGKRKADIKFAGDVALLFRPGIIRSFKETNRLNFTDMLANYFKIAFRILVRNKGYSFINISGLAIGMAAAILIMLWVQNEISYDRFHPNAERTYKMFSRDNNNGRLDVWGNTSALIAPELKQSYAEVEDAVRHRRVFFLVKAGQERFNEMGAFTDPGFFSMFDFKLLTGNKSALVNDFGIVLSKKLAIKLFGSVDCIGKTVIVNDTDNFSVTGVLNTLPANTEFDFEYLLPWNYMTRLGWDNGQTWANTNTQTFVTLKTGSSFDLFDSKIRSIVKSHIPKGDGSTREVLTHPLTKVHLYSNAENGELTRGRIETVELFIVIAGLVLLIACINFMNLMTARSEKRAQEVGVRKIVGALKRSLVTQFISESTLLTVIAFVMSLALVQLALGAFNQIVNTQLHLPYDNLQFWMYALALILLTGLLAGSYPAFFLSSSKPIKVLKGTFHKVNALVTPRKVLVVMQFTFAIVLSLCALMVQRQIQFAQDRDAGYNKSNVAYNFMQGEIPIHFESIKNELIASGAAVSVTRTFSPVISIWSFASELSWQGSDESDKKINFLQYGADADLARTFGMQVKLGRDLDIKTFPSDTTAVLLNEAAVDIMRLKDPIGETIKDNTGTTWHVVGVVKDFIVQSPYDRINPMIINGWTERYGVLNFKLNPANDQATNLALAEKVFKKYNPEYPFEYFFAEDFYNRKFGNERQTATLAASFAGLTIFISCLGLFGLAAYMAESRTKEIGVRKVLGASTLRITTLLSIDFVKLVFIAILFASPLAWFVINNWLQSFNYRVSVGVGIFIQTGIVAIVVALATVIFQAVKAATANPISSLKSE from the coding sequence ATGATTCAGCCTCCTCACATATTCCTTCGGTTCTTCCGGTGGTTTTGCCGCCCGGAGTTGAAGGATGCTATTGAAGGAGATTTGATTGAGTTGTACCGGGAGAGTCGCCTCCAACATGGAAAGAGAAAAGCAGACATCAAATTCGCCGGAGATGTGGCACTCCTTTTTCGCCCTGGAATTATTCGATCATTTAAAGAAACTAACAGACTAAACTTCACCGATATGCTCGCTAACTATTTCAAAATTGCATTTCGCATCCTGGTCCGCAACAAAGGATATTCATTCATTAACATTTCAGGGCTGGCCATCGGCATGGCTGCTGCAATCCTAATTATGTTGTGGGTACAAAATGAAATCAGCTACGACCGGTTTCACCCAAATGCCGAGCGGACCTACAAAATGTTTAGTCGTGATAATAACAACGGACGACTAGACGTGTGGGGAAATACTTCAGCTCTGATTGCACCGGAGTTAAAACAATCCTATGCAGAGGTGGAAGATGCTGTGCGTCATCGCAGAGTATTCTTCCTCGTAAAAGCAGGCCAGGAGCGTTTTAACGAGATGGGAGCTTTTACCGATCCTGGTTTTTTTTCCATGTTCGATTTCAAATTGCTCACCGGCAACAAGAGTGCCCTGGTTAACGACTTTGGGATCGTTCTTTCAAAAAAACTGGCGATCAAACTTTTTGGAAGTGTCGACTGCATCGGCAAAACAGTCATTGTCAATGACACCGATAATTTCAGCGTTACCGGAGTTTTGAATACACTTCCTGCGAATACTGAATTTGATTTTGAATACCTGCTGCCATGGAATTATATGACAAGACTCGGTTGGGATAATGGCCAGACATGGGCCAACACCAACACGCAAACATTTGTCACACTAAAGACCGGGTCTTCTTTTGATTTATTTGATTCCAAAATCCGGAGTATTGTTAAAAGCCATATTCCGAAAGGAGACGGATCTACCCGCGAAGTTCTCACCCATCCACTGACAAAAGTGCATTTGTATTCGAATGCTGAAAACGGGGAACTGACCCGGGGTCGAATTGAAACAGTAGAGCTATTCATTGTTATTGCCGGGCTTGTTCTTCTCATTGCCTGCATCAACTTCATGAACCTGATGACCGCTCGAAGTGAGAAACGTGCTCAGGAAGTTGGCGTCCGGAAAATTGTAGGCGCCCTCAAGCGTTCTCTAGTAACTCAATTCATTAGTGAAAGCACGTTGCTAACGGTCATAGCTTTTGTAATGTCCCTTGCACTTGTTCAATTGGCGTTGGGAGCATTCAATCAGATTGTGAACACGCAACTGCATTTGCCGTACGACAACTTACAGTTTTGGATGTATGCACTCGCACTGATTCTGCTTACCGGGCTCCTTGCTGGAAGTTACCCTGCGTTTTTTCTTTCCTCCTCAAAGCCTATCAAAGTATTGAAAGGAACATTTCATAAAGTAAATGCGCTTGTAACACCTCGAAAAGTCCTGGTTGTAATGCAATTCACTTTCGCAATTGTGTTAAGTCTATGCGCCCTCATGGTGCAACGTCAAATTCAGTTTGCACAAGACAGGGATGCGGGTTACAACAAATCGAATGTTGCTTATAATTTCATGCAAGGTGAAATTCCAATTCACTTTGAATCGATCAAAAACGAACTCATTGCAAGCGGAGCTGCTGTTTCAGTCACCCGCACATTTTCTCCCGTTATTTCCATCTGGAGCTTCGCAAGCGAATTAAGCTGGCAAGGCAGTGATGAATCAGACAAAAAAATAAATTTTTTACAATACGGAGCCGATGCCGATCTGGCAAGGACCTTCGGAATGCAGGTGAAGCTGGGTCGCGACCTGGACATTAAGACTTTTCCGTCTGATACAACTGCAGTGCTCTTGAATGAAGCAGCTGTAGACATCATGCGACTGAAAGATCCGATTGGTGAAACTATCAAAGACAACACCGGAACAACCTGGCATGTCGTAGGAGTTGTCAAAGATTTTATTGTTCAATCCCCCTATGATCGCATCAACCCGATGATCATTAACGGGTGGACCGAACGTTATGGCGTTTTGAATTTCAAATTGAATCCGGCAAATGATCAGGCAACGAACCTGGCGCTGGCAGAAAAAGTTTTTAAAAAATACAATCCGGAATACCCTTTCGAATATTTCTTCGCTGAAGACTTTTACAATCGCAAGTTTGGAAACGAACGGCAAACAGCTACTCTTGCAGCGTCATTTGCAGGGCTCACTATTTTCATCTCCTGTCTTGGATTATTCGGGCTGGCAGCTTACATGGCCGAAAGCAGAACGAAAGAAATTGGAGTTCGCAAAGTGTTGGGTGCCTCAACATTGCGTATTACGACTTTGCTTTCCATCGACTTTGTGAAGTTGGTATTCATCGCTATACTCTTCGCCTCTCCTCTGGCGTGGTTCGTCATTAACAACTGGCTGCAATCATTCAATTATAGAGTATCTGTTGGAGTTGGAATTTTTATTCAGACAGGAATAGTTGCTATAGTCGTAGCGCTGGCCACTGTTATTTTCCAGGCAGTGAAGGCTGCTACTGCAAATCCTATCTCAAGCCTGAAATCAGAGTAA